A genomic stretch from Hymenobacter psoromatis includes:
- a CDS encoding Holliday junction ATP-dependent DNA helicase RuvA, which translates to MIAYLDGKLAYKDPTQAIIDTNGVGYEVKISLATYSKLPGENDKVKVYTYQHIKEDGQTLYGFLDPSEKALFLHLISVSGIGPGTGINMVSSMGVGEIRQAIVNEDVRAIQSIKGVGPKTAARVILDLRDKLRKDELLAKAGVDTVPLARQHNTQRQEALQALVMLGFARAAAEKNLDQIQQKHGHELSVEELIKYALKSH; encoded by the coding sequence ATGATTGCTTACCTCGACGGTAAACTCGCTTATAAAGACCCTACTCAGGCCATTATCGACACGAATGGCGTGGGCTACGAAGTAAAGATTTCGCTGGCGACCTACTCCAAGCTGCCGGGCGAAAACGACAAGGTGAAGGTGTATACCTACCAGCACATCAAGGAAGATGGACAAACACTCTACGGATTTCTGGACCCCAGCGAGAAGGCGCTGTTTCTGCACCTGATATCGGTGTCGGGCATTGGGCCAGGCACGGGCATCAACATGGTGAGCAGCATGGGGGTAGGCGAAATCCGGCAGGCCATCGTGAACGAGGACGTGCGGGCTATCCAGAGCATTAAGGGGGTAGGGCCGAAGACGGCCGCGCGCGTCATTCTGGACCTGCGCGACAAGCTGCGCAAAGACGAGCTGCTGGCCAAAGCTGGGGTAGATACCGTGCCGCTGGCGCGCCAGCACAATACCCAGCGCCAGGAGGCGTTGCAGGCGCTGGTAATGCTAGGCTTTGCCCGAGCCGCCGCAGAAAAGAATCTGGACCAGATTCAGCAGAAGCACGGCCACGAGCTAAGCGTGGAGGAATTGATTAAATACGCCTTGAAGTCGCATTAA